The Desulfomonilia bacterium DNA segment AGGTTGCTCAAAGCTATTGATTTGTCAACAGTCTTCGCCGCATCCACGCATTCGGATTCGGGTTTTATCCCGTTCGTTTTCCAGGTCTTCTGATTGTAGGCATCGAGGTCAAGTTTCCTGCATACTACCTGTACCCCGTTTTTTCTGGGCAGGTCGTTGAACCCGCAGAATAAAATTTTCAGCTCAGCATGGTATGTGTCAAGAAGGGGTTTTATCTGACCAGCCGCGTCGCTGCAATGTGAACATTCGGTGCTCGAGAACATATAGACAGTATGCCTGATTTTCCCCTTCGGCTTATATGTCAACCCTGCTGCGGCATCAATCTGAGGTCTCAATTGCAGGAATAATTTTTCAATGGCCTTGTTTTCATCTGACTGTTTGTCGGGAAAATCATCGGTCTGATCCACGTTGTTTGCATGAACCGGGGTTATCAGAGAAACCAATGAAATCGATATTGCAATAACGGCAAATTTCACAGCTTTAATGATACCGGTGTTCATAATTCCCCCATATACTGATTCTTTAATCTTGAGAGACTAAGGCTTTTTAATATCTTTTGTTACTTCAACCTGGACAGGGATCAGCTTCTGAGGCAGCTGCTTAAGATCGGTCCTGAAAAATATCGAACCTTCGATAACACCAGGTTCTTTACCTGAATTTATGGTCAGAAGAAGGGTTTTTTTCTCCCCGGGTTTTATCACCATCTTATCGTTCGGTGATAATGACAGGTGATCAGGGGGCGACAATTCGATATCATAGATGCTCACGGGATCCTTGCCGGAGTTCTCGACGGTTATCGCCTTCTGATATTTCGATCCGGCTTTTACCCGGCCAAGGCATATATATTCAGGCTTTATGGAAAGCACTTCCTGAATGAAAGCCTGTACGATTAGAGTGACATTTTTTTTATCAGGGTCATTGGTGATCACCTCAATGCCTTTCTTCAGGTTGCCCCTCATGTTGTAGGTCGGGATTCTCACGTGTATTTTGTCTGCTTTTCCCGGTTCGACCGGACCGACAGGAAGAGTTACCTTCAAACCGTTGCAGCTTTCACAGGACTTCATCTCCAGAGTTAGCGGCTCATTACCGGAATTTCTGACTATAAAATCATGTTCGATTGCTTTGCCTTCCATGTAATTCCCTGCCGAGTAGGTATATTCATCTATCGTTATTTTTGCCGCACCGAATGCCGCACTTCCTGTTAACACCGAAAGCAGTAATATAATTATGACCAGACCTGTTCTGTTCATAGAATACCTCCATTTTTGGTAATGCAATTTATAACCCGGACCTTCCTTATAATGCATGTACATCAAGCTTTTATTCATTGGCCTCATCCAGTTCAAATAATCCTATCACAAATGAATGTTTTTGGCCAATATTCCGGAATTGCCTGTGTGCTTCAGGTCCGGCAAGGAGACATGAACATTAAACATGATTCAACAATTGCAGTGCATAAAGTTTTGAAGGCTGTTTCTCTATTCTCTGTTTAAAATTTCATTCATGCTTCCTGAGCGGAAACCCTCAAGGTCAAGTGTAACATAGATAAAGCCTGCCTTTTTTGCAGCGATGACAATCTCGGCTGCATTTTGAACGGCTGAAGGCATATCCTCACCTGCAAGTTCTATTCTCAGCACGTCACCATGGTGTCTGGCGCGGAACGTCTTGAAGCCTTTTGCGGCAAGAAAATCCTCTACCTCTTCAACCTGTCTGAGCTTTTCAGGCGTGATCGGAGAGCCGTACGGGATGCGGGATGCCATGCATGCCATCGCCTGCCTGAATGCAGTCGGAAGATTGTAGACTGCTGACGAAAGCTGTCTGATATCCTCTTTGGAAAAACCCAGTTCCTTAAGAGGACTTTTTACATCAAGCTCTTTTGCAGCCTGCATGCCTGGCCTGAAATCTCCGGCATCATCAAGGTTTGCGCCGTCAGCTATCACCTTGATGCCGTGTTTCTCGGATATGTTCCTTACTTTTATGAAAAGCTCTTTTTTGCAGAAGTAGCACCTTTGCGGGGGGTTGTCCCTGAATTCGGGTATGTCGAGCTCTTCCGAGATGATTCTTTCATACCGGATTCCGTTCTTTTTGAGCCACTCTATTGCGGGTAAATATTCTCTTTTGGGATATGTCGATGATGTGGCTATCACTGCCAGACATTTCTCACCGAGTGTTTCATGTGCGACCGCAAGCAGAAACGTGCTGTCAACACCGCCTGAATATGCTATTGCGCAGCATCCCCATGATGTCAGAAGATCTTTCAGGCTCTGAAGCTTTGCTTTCTGTGACGGTGAGATTTCCATTTAATCCGCCTTGTGAAATTCTTCAGCCTTCTCTGTTGCATATCTTATGATACCGCCGCCGAGAACTGTCTCGCCATCGTAAATCACGACAGACTGTCCGGGTGTTATTGATTCCTGTGGTTCTTCAAACTTTACGATAAGCTCTCCGCCGGAAATTTCCGCATGGCAGGCCGCCGGCCTGTGCGCATAACGGATCTTGCCTGATATCCTTTCCGGAATGTCTTGCGTGAACATATTGATGTTGTCCGCGACAAGGCCCTTTGCAAAAAGATATTTTCGCTCTCCCGCAACGATCATATTTCTTTGCGCATCAATGGAGATGACCCTGAGAGGCATGGGGCTGCTTATGCCAAGGCCTGTGCGCTGGCCTACGGTATATGATGCAATGCCCTTATGCCGTCCTATCGTTCTGCCTTTTATATCAACGATATCACCCGGCTCATGATCGAATCTGCCCTTCATGAAGGCGTTCATGCCTCCTCTTGGAATAAAGCAGATGTCCTGGCTTTCGGGTTTACTTGATACAGGAAGGTTTTTTTCAAGGGCGATTTTTCTGACCTCGTCCTTGGTCAGGCCTGCAAGCGGGAATATTACATTTCCAAGGGCCTTTTGCCTGATTGCATAAAGAAAGTATGTCTGGTCCTTGCGCCTGTCCTTTGCCTTTATAAGGGCAGGGCCGCTATCTGTTTGCGTTGTTCCGGCATAGTGGCCTGTTGCAAGAAAATCAAAGCCCATGGCCAGTGCCTTGTCCAGAAGCGCACCGAATTTGATCCGCCTGTTACAGACAACACAGGGATTGGGCGTTATGCCCAGCCGGTAATCACTGACAAAAGGCTTGATCACGTCTTCTTCAAGTTCACGGGCGAAGTCCAGTATGTAATGCCTGATGCCTATTGCCCTGCATACGCGTTTTGCGTCCTCGATCTCTTCAGGGCCGCAGCATTTGATTTTGCTGCCGGGAGAAGGGGCGACACCGAGGCACATTGTGACGCCTACTGTTTCATATCCCTGATCTTTAAGCAGGCTTGCGGCGACAGCCGAATCGACGCCGCCGCTTAAGCCCACCATAACCTTTTTTTTCATATCCGGTATCCTTAATAAACCGTTAAGTCCTTCCTTTGTTTCTTGTGCCACGGTTATGGCAAAACCCTTGATTCCTGAAATAAGCCATAACGGCTTGATTGGAAATTGGCAAGGCCTGATGCAACGACAAGAAAATAGATTGTTAAATACATAACATTCTTGTTTCCCATGTTGTCTGTTGATTAGCCTGATGCCTGATATTATAATAAATTAAAAATGAGATGATATAAATGTCCGAACCTGCAGATAATCAAAAGCCATCAAATAAAACAGCCGCATGGTATAAGCCTGTTGTCCTTATTCTTGTCATAGTTGCTGTTTTCATTCTGGGAAATGTATTCGGAATAGGGGAGAAGCTGGGACAGCTTCGCTCCTGGATTGAATCTTTCGGCAGTCTCGCCCCGCTTGCTTATATTATCCTTTATATCTTGGCCACCGTGGCTGCAGTGCCGGGAGTGGCGTTATCGTTAATCGCCGCCACACTGTTCGGATCTTTTCGCGGTGTCATATATGTCAGCATCGGCTCAACTGTTGGAGCGGCGCTTGCGTTTCTCGTTTCCCGTTATATTGCAAGGAATGCTGTTGCAGCCTGGCTCAAAAATAATCCGCGTTTTTTAAAGCTGGATGCAATGACTGAAGAGCACGGCGCTGTCATTGTAGCGCTAACCAGACTGGTGCCGCTGTTTCCTTTCAATCTTCTCAATTACGGTTTCGGCCTGACGAAAGTCCGGTTTTTCACCTATGTGTTCTGGTCATGGCTTTGCATGCTGCCGGGCACTATCTTGTATCTTGTAGGATTTGACGCTGTCTTAAAGGGAATCACTGAAAACAGGGCACCCTGGCTTCTGATTTTGGTATTCCTGCTGGCGGCTGCCGGAGTTTTCTCTCTGACGCGGTTTGCAAGAAACCGTCTGAACAGATCAGGAAACACACCTGAGGAACTTGACGGTTTTCCCAAATAGTAATGAAGCAAGGCATGGTTTAAAAACATTTTATGAAGAGAAACCTCCTCATTATTTTTTCCAGGTGTCCAGTGCCCGGAAAAGTTAAGACCAGACTTATTCCGTTACTGGGGCCGGATGGCGCTGCACGGCTGCAGAGGGACATGGCAGCCTGGCTTATAAAAAGGCTCGAGCCGCTTCTTCCTGATGTCAACGTTCGGGTTTACACCGATGCCTGCGGTTCCTGCGGCATACAGAGTATATTCAGTCCTGATCTGCAAGTACGCATCCAGGTTCCCGGAGATATAGGGCGGAAAATGTCTGCTGCTTTTTCAGAAGCCTTTGATGAAGGTTTTGAGAGAGTTGTACTTATCGGCTCCGATTGCCCGTTCATCACCCCTGATAACATAAGACATTCTTTTTTGAAGCTTGAGGCTTGTGACTGCGTGCTGGGTCCTGCTTATGACGGCGGCTATTACCTTATAGGGTTGAAAAGGCTGTGTCCTGATATTTTTAAGGACATCTCATGGGGTGGCGATACTGTACTTGAGCAGAGCCTGATGAAGGCGCATGCCCATGGTATGAGTACAGCTCTGCTGGAGCGGCTTCATGACATTGACCGGCCTCAGGATGTCGAACTTTGGAAAAACCTGCTCAGGCAAAGTGAACCGGGCATTTCAGTGATAATACCGGCGCTCAATGAAGGCGAAAAAATCGTCAAAACACTAAGAAGGCTTGAATCGGGAAGGAACATTGAAGTGATAGTAGTTGACGGCGGCAGCATTGATAAAACCGTTGAACTGGCCAGGCTGAACGGGGCCGAGGTGATCAGCTCTGCTTCCGGGCGAGCCGATCAGATGAATACGGGCGCTTCCTTTGCGGCAGGTGAATATCTCCTTTTCCTCCATGCGGATACGATACTGCCGCAGGGATTTGATAATGATATGAGATACACACTGGCCGACCCGCGGATAATCGCAGGTGCTTTCAGGCCCGGTTTTGATTCAAAGGGTTTGTCCATGCGAATA contains these protein-coding regions:
- the mnmA gene encoding tRNA 2-thiouridine(34) synthase MnmA, with product MKKKVMVGLSGGVDSAVAASLLKDQGYETVGVTMCLGVAPSPGSKIKCCGPEEIEDAKRVCRAIGIRHYILDFARELEEDVIKPFVSDYRLGITPNPCVVCNRRIKFGALLDKALAMGFDFLATGHYAGTTQTDSGPALIKAKDRRKDQTYFLYAIRQKALGNVIFPLAGLTKDEVRKIALEKNLPVSSKPESQDICFIPRGGMNAFMKGRFDHEPGDIVDIKGRTIGRHKGIASYTVGQRTGLGISSPMPLRVISIDAQRNMIVAGERKYLFAKGLVADNINMFTQDIPERISGKIRYAHRPAACHAEISGGELIVKFEEPQESITPGQSVVIYDGETVLGGGIIRYATEKAEEFHKAD
- a CDS encoding DUF1573 domain-containing protein, which gives rise to MNRTGLVIIILLLSVLTGSAAFGAAKITIDEYTYSAGNYMEGKAIEHDFIVRNSGNEPLTLEMKSCESCNGLKVTLPVGPVEPGKADKIHVRIPTYNMRGNLKKGIEVITNDPDKKNVTLIVQAFIQEVLSIKPEYICLGRVKAGSKYQKAITVENSGKDPVSIYDIELSPPDHLSLSPNDKMVIKPGEKKTLLLTINSGKEPGVIEGSIFFRTDLKQLPQKLIPVQVEVTKDIKKP
- the larE gene encoding ATP-dependent sacrificial sulfur transferase LarE, which produces MEISPSQKAKLQSLKDLLTSWGCCAIAYSGGVDSTFLLAVAHETLGEKCLAVIATSSTYPKREYLPAIEWLKKNGIRYERIISEELDIPEFRDNPPQRCYFCKKELFIKVRNISEKHGIKVIADGANLDDAGDFRPGMQAAKELDVKSPLKELGFSKEDIRQLSSAVYNLPTAFRQAMACMASRIPYGSPITPEKLRQVEEVEDFLAAKGFKTFRARHHGDVLRIELAGEDMPSAVQNAAEIVIAAKKAGFIYVTLDLEGFRSGSMNEILNRE
- a CDS encoding TVP38/TMEM64 family protein, producing the protein MSEPADNQKPSNKTAAWYKPVVLILVIVAVFILGNVFGIGEKLGQLRSWIESFGSLAPLAYIILYILATVAAVPGVALSLIAATLFGSFRGVIYVSIGSTVGAALAFLVSRYIARNAVAAWLKNNPRFLKLDAMTEEHGAVIVALTRLVPLFPFNLLNYGFGLTKVRFFTYVFWSWLCMLPGTILYLVGFDAVLKGITENRAPWLLILVFLLAAAGVFSLTRFARNRLNRSGNTPEELDGFPK
- a CDS encoding TIGR04283 family arsenosugar biosynthesis glycosyltransferase, yielding MKRNLLIIFSRCPVPGKVKTRLIPLLGPDGAARLQRDMAAWLIKRLEPLLPDVNVRVYTDACGSCGIQSIFSPDLQVRIQVPGDIGRKMSAAFSEAFDEGFERVVLIGSDCPFITPDNIRHSFLKLEACDCVLGPAYDGGYYLIGLKRLCPDIFKDISWGGDTVLEQSLMKAHAHGMSTALLERLHDIDRPQDVELWKNLLRQSEPGISVIIPALNEGEKIVKTLRRLESGRNIEVIVVDGGSIDKTVELARLNGAEVISSASGRADQMNTGASFAAGEYLLFLHADTILPQGFDNDMRYTLADPRIIAGAFRPGFDSKGLSMRIIEYGAFLRSRYLSLPYGDQGLFIRKEDFREAQGFPELPIMEDAVFVTGLKKKGKVVTLDKKAVTSARRFEKLGAFRTWLINQCVIVVFLSGAKPGLIAELYRRHAGPAEWLGLLFRILFLKGFRIEAN